The sequence agcatcactactctgggaggttctgacttagaatatgtggacaactacaaatacctaggtgtctggttagactgtaaactatccttccagactcacattaagcatgtccaatccaaaattaaatctagaattggattcctatttcgcaaacaaagcatccttcactaatgctgccaaacataccctcgtaaaactgactatcctaccgatccttgactttggcgatgtcatttacaaaatagcctccaacactctactcagcaaattgctcctttgcaccccagtatctctacttgcactttCATCCtctacacatctatcactccagtgttcaattgctaaattgtaattatttcgccaccatggcctatttattgccttacttcccttatcttacctcatttgccattacttttctattgtgttattgactgtatgttggtttattccatgtgtaactctgtgttgttgtctgagtcgcactgctttgctttatcttggccaggtcgcagttctcaactggcctacctggttaaataaaggtgatatatatatatatatatatatatatattatttttatgtATTACCATACAATTGGTGTTACAGAGAAAGTTGCCCCCCTCTTAATGTTGTGGTCTATGCGATAAGGCCACATTGAGTCCCTCTATACCAGTTAGTGGAGTAGTCCAGCCTTTCTGCCAGGACTACTAGAGAGGGGCCAAAGTCATAGGAAGGattggacacagagagagagagagagagagagagagagagagagagagagagagagagagagagagagagagagagagagagagagagagagagagagagagagagagagagagaagacaagtgATATATCATATTAATGTCATACTTTCCCCAGTCATCAGCTGACAGTCAGGCAGTGACAGTCTAGCCACCAAATACCAGTTTTCTTTGATAAAAATCTGTCCCCTGACATCTTTAtgccacacacactctctcatacACACGCACCAATAGCACCAGCCAACCAACTGACATCCTTTCCAAAGGTTGTTGCATCATTGCTGGATGTCCTGGTAGTTTGCTGTAGTGCCAGAGGTTGCTGGTTACTCTGCTGATAGGtttaggaggggaaggggagaggcggaagggagatagaggagactgGAGAAGGGAAGATTGATGAGGGGAGAAAGGTAgattggagagatggagaagaatatcgaggagagagagggagaaaagtgaGAGGTATAACGGTGAAGGGTGAAGAGGTGAGGGGAGATGAAGGATCTAAGGTGGTTTAGAAATGTAAAATAGCAGGGGTCCCTGGGAAGATTGCTTGTATTTTAGTGCTCTGCATACTGTAACTATTGGGCAGACCTGGATTAAAATACCTTTTCAAATATCTCAATTACTTTACAAACATTTGAAGTAAGTATTCAGatatattttatttgaaaaaATAAGTAGTTGGATATTTTAATGTATTTGGAAATACCCTTGGAAAGCATTTTAAAATACACTGGCTCAATTACACTCCCATTCATTTCAAAATAGTAATTGAAAATtactatttgttttttttttatacaaataACCATTAAAATACTAAAATATAAGTACATGTTTTGGGTTGTGTATGTGAAAATACTCAAGTACACAGAAAAAAATCATTTTAACAGGCCACTGCAgtcaaaaatctaatcaaatcaattatttgtcacatgcaccgaatacaaccttacagtgaaatgcttacttaccaacaatgcagttaagaaaaaataaataaataagagataaaagtaacaaataaagaatgagtagcagtaaaataacaatagcgaggctatacacagggacAATtttcccgttggtaggatatacgtgcttttaGTTCGTCCACTTTATTATCCAGCTATTGTACGTTGGCCAATAATACCGATGGCAAAGGCAAATTAGCCACTCGTCgccggatccttacaaggcaccctgtTCTCCTTCCACGAaacttctgtctctttctcctgcgaatgactgggatgagggcctgttcgggtgtctggagtaaatccctctcgtTCGACTCGTTAAAGATAAATTATTGGTCCAATTCAaggtgagtaattgctgttctgatgtccagaagctcttttcggtcatacgAAACGGTGGCAGCAACATTATCTACAAATTAGGTTACAaacaatttgaaaaaaaaaatagcacggttggttaagagcccataaaacaacagccatcccctccggcaccatctGATATAAACCCCTGTGAGATatatccacactatgaggttggaataatactatgAAATTCTGGAAATtctgataatgcccttttagtgtaaaagctgtttgaaaagaccacctgaaatctCTGCTTGTTTTGGTGGGGTGGAGTTTTGAAGCCTTTTTTTCTctacacatagtgttgtgtgttccttccaaacaactcaaccttagtttcatctgaccacagAATGTTTTTCCAGTAGCACTGTGGACATCCATGTGCTCTTTTGCAatcttcagacgtgcagcaaggtttttttggacagcagtggcttcttccttgatgtcctcccatgaacactattcttctttagtgttttacgtatcatagactcgtcaacagagatgttagcttgttccagagatttctgtaagccTTTAGCTGACACGCTCGGATTCTTCTTTACCTCATTGatcattctgcactgtgctcttgcagtcatctttgcaggatggccactcctagggagagtagcaacagtgctaaactttctccatttatagtatAGACAATTTGTcgtaccgtggactgatgaagaTCAAGggttttagagatacttttgtaaccatttccagctttatgcaagtcaacaattcttaatcttaggtcttctgagatctcttttgtatgaggcatggttcacatcaggcaatgcttcatgtgaatagcaaactcacattttgtgagtgttttttatactGCAGGGCAgccctaaccaacatctccaatctcgtctcattgattggattcCAGGTTAgcggactcctgactccaattatctTTTGGACAATTCATTAGCCTTGGGGTTCACTTACTTTTTcaaacctacactgtgaatgtttaaatgatgtattcaatatagacaagaaaactACAAtactttgtgtgttattagtttaagccactgtgtttgtctattgttgtgacttagaggaagatcagatcacatttttgtggaccaatttatgcagaaatccaggtaattccaaagggttcacatactttttcttgcaacTGTATTTCACAATCCCTTGAAAACGGCACATTGTTGTCAATGGTTCCAGCGAAGCAAATCGAACGTATTGTGACGTTTTATTGAAACCGACCTATAAGATAGAGAGTTCCAAAaacagttttcccctccccactcagaccactccaagacagtcctagctaaattcttgcttaAGAAAttactctttgctaagaagctatttttttatattttggaccattttaattttaaaaaatcaccAGAGGTTTGGATTCAAGTCATATGACTTGGACTCACATTTGATGACTTGAGACGTGACTTGAAAGAAAATTACATttcttgagacttgacttggaaCCTCAAGACTCCGGACTCAACTTTGACTTGAGACTGATGACTTGAAATGATCTGGCCAGGTTTTGTAACGTTTTGTCATTTCTGGCACAGTGTCTCCCTGGATTACTCTCTACACAGCCAGAGACCGTAGACACAAGCAACCTCGCActtgcaaaaaaaaaagaaaagtgcAACAGATTTGCCTAGTGATGCGCACTCTCTGCCCTCTGATTGTACCAGCAAACTGTCAATCAAGACAGGTCATGTAAGCTAGCGCAGTGGTTCTCAAAGTGGAGAAGGTTCTGGGGGTCAAGAGTATGAAACTGAATGGGAAAAATACATCTTTTTCATACTTTTATTGTCTACACTAActatttgtattttatatttatacCTTTTCCTATTTGATCTGGTTCCTAACATAGGCTTACGTTATTGCACCAAATGATTGTCTAAAAAACATCTAATCTGTGCTTTAGAACCAAAAAGTTGTGGGTCTTGATTGTTGACCAGTCATCAGCATTAGCGTGCAAAAGCGGGCACATATCCAGATAGCACTTGTTTAATTTTCTCCCGTTTTTCCTGGTAAAAACAGATTAAGCCTGCGTTTATATTATCTATACAAAAGTTgtccatatactgtatacagtttAGCAATCTACTATGAACGCATCCTTCCTGTGTAGCGGAATGTAGTTTCATCGGATGGAAGcacccatagctgtatggatctgtgcccATAGCTGTGTGGATCTGTGCCCATAGCTGTGTGGATATGTGCCCATAGATGTATGGATCTGTGCCCATAGCTGTATGTATCTgtgcccatagctgtatggatctgtgcccatagctgtatggatctgtgcccatagctgtatggatctgtgcccatagctgtatggatctgtgcccatagctgtatggatctgtgcccatagctgtatgtatctgtgcccatagctgtatgcatctgtgcccatagctgtatggatctgtgcccatagctgtatggatatgtgcccatagctgtatgtatctgtgcccatagctgtatgtatctgtgcccatagctgtatgtatctgtgcccatagctgtatggatctgtgcccatagctgtatggataTGTGCCCATAGCTGAATGGATCTGTGCCCATAGCTGTATGTATCTGTGCCCATAGCTGTATGTATCTGtgtccatagctgtatggatctgtgcccatagctgtatggatctgtgcccatagctgtatggatctgtgcccatagctgtatggatctgtgcccatagctgtatggatctgtgcccatagctgtatggataTGTGCCCATAGCTGAATGGATCTGTGCCCATAGCTGTATGTATCTGTGCCCATAGCTGTATGTATCTgtgcccatagctgtatggatctgtgcccatagctgtatgtatctgtgcccatagctgtatggatctgtgcccatagctgtatggatctgtgcccatagctgtatggatctgtgcccatagctgtatggatctgtgcccatagctgtatggatctgtgcccATAGCTGTATGTATCTGTGCCCATAGCTGTGTGGATCTGTGTCCATAGCTGTGTGGATCTgtgcccatagctgtatggatctgtgcccATAGCTGTATGTATCTGTGCCCATAGCTTTATGGATCTTTCAGGATAAGTCATTTTATTTGAAGTTTTTTTTATGTTGTTGGAAGATAAGGGCCATATGTTTTGAAAGCCATATCGCAAGTGATGACTATTAAAACACACGGTCAGGATTGTAGTTCACATGGGGCAGTAGTGGGCAAAGCTAATGTCTGAGAACTATATGGTGAAGACAGAATGCTGTCTAGAGTTTTTGAAAGCTAAGACAGACCATGCTTTCCATCCGTCTCCTGCAACCTCCTGATATCCCTAGTTGATATTGGCTGACAacatctccaccatctctctctactATTCGACATTTGCGCTGCACCCAATCCAATAGCTGTACAGAAAAAACTGCACAGCGGTTCTCAAACATTTTGTAAAACCGCGTaaaactgtgtttttgcattttcCACAAAATGCAGGTGTAAAACGCTGTTTTACAAACATTTTGAGAACCACTGAGCTTGTGAATACATTGCTGTGAATACATTGCTGATGTCCAATTGTAGGGAGAGACGATTGCCATAAAGATATGCAACTCCAAGAAATGTTGGTGATCAAGAATATTAAATGTTTACTTTGCAAGCTCACCAGTAGTGTGGCACCAAGCAAAAACTACTAGCATAGGCCTGCTGGTCTTTTGGTATGAAATTGCTTGAAATGTATAATTTACTTAATTTACTTGCATTGGGAATTTGTTGTTAAAATATATTCAAATGATGTTTAGGATAAGAGAATGAAAAGGGCTGTCTGGTAGCCTCAATAAATAGAcaaagatatacagtatactgtatatatattttttcttgacttgagacttgacttcaAAAAGCTTGTGACTCTACTTGACTTGTTCTTAGAATGCACGACTTGGACTTGACTCGAGACTCGACCTGTTCTACTTGGGACTCGACTTGAGACCTTGACCTTGTGACTTGAGACTTGCTTGTGACTCAAACAACAGTGATTTGCTCCCACCACTGATAATCATAGTacggtacttaattgttacccagaaatgatttgatattgagataaaaactgcattggaccttttaaTACCAGATACTCAAATACACATTTCTGCTATTGGGGTTAGTTCTCACCTACTGAGTTCACTTTAAGTCAGTTTCACAATGGTCACTGTGTTTCTATTAGATCAGGAAACCAAATCCAATCCAATGAAAGCTTTACTTAAAATATGTTTTGGAGACAGGTTTTAATACATTTCACCGTCAAACAATGTCAGCtgacaaaaatgtattaaatacaagcAGGTTAGTAGGTCTGATAAAATTAATACAAATATCATGTATGTGTCCTAAACGGTTATGGGTTACTTTAAATTACCATTTGAATCAGTATTACAAATTCCCCCATTTTAGCACTGTCACAATGTCACCCTCAGGGTGTCTGGCTAACAGGGGTGATGATCATTGGTGCTGAATTTGAGCCATCATAATCATCAAAGGGGTTCAAGTATGGATAGAGCTTCTCTGTGAAGGTGCAGCCGGTGAAAGAGAAGATATGAGACCTGGTGTCCACGTCATAGAAGGAGACTTGACCCTCCTCATAATCCACAAATACCCCCAACTTCTCCGGCTTGCTCTTCAGTGAGAGGGGGGTATGGGGGTCTGTGCAGGCCTCATAGTCAACCTGAAAAGACAACCACACGGTCCAGAATCCTTGCTCTGGGTATAATCCACCTATCTTTCTATTAATCGACTCTTTGGCCACTCCTACATTCCACCCAGTCTTCCCCTTCACCTGCACCTCATAGTAGAATCTCCCCGAGGAGAAGCCCTCCTTTGCCAAAACAGCTACACGACTTCTAAACCTCTTTAGGTTGTAGAAGTGGTTCTGTTCAAAGTGACCTGTTCTCACTAGTTTCCCATTGCCAGATACAATGATAAGGGGATGTGCTGTATCAGGGTCCATAGTGACATCCACTGCATACTGCTGCATCCTCTTCAGGTCATCACCCTTTGACTTCTCCAATACATTATTAAATTTCTCCTCAAGTTCAGAAAGTGCTCTCCTCACCTTTTTATCCAGCTGGGATATGTCTTTCTGCACATTCCACTTACTCTCGTTCTGGGTTATACTGACATCAGGCCAGTCCTTGGTAGATGTAGGGGGGCACAGGGATGGCGAGCTCTGGAGGAGGTGCAGATGATCCTTAGTGTGTGAGAGCTGATCCAGCTCTGAGCatctcctctgtagctcagtgatgTCCTGCTCCAGCTCTTTAATGAGGCTCTCAGCCTGCCGCATGGttgctttctgcttctctccaATCATCTTAGACACCTCAGCCTGGCTTCTCTGCATGGAGCGGACTAGAGTGGTGAAGACCTgttcgctttcttctctctctctctctgcatctctgttgcTGAGCTCCGCTGAGTGTTTGATCTCTTTAACCTTCTGTAGGCACTTCCGGATCATCTGCTGCATTTGATTCTTTGTCCTTCCCAACGCAGCTTTCTTCTCTCCGAACTCCTTCTTCAGTGGGACGGTGTGATGACCCTTGTGGTCTGTCACAGTGcagaactgacacacacacatttgttcaGTCCTACAGAACAGCTCCAGGGGTTTCTTGTGCTTCTTGCACATCCTGTCTTCCAGGTTATCCACAGGGTTGATCAGCTTGTGTCTCTTCAGGGCTGGGGCTATCTGATGAGGCTGCAGATGAGTCTCACAGAAAGAGGTCAGACACTCCATGCAGGACTTCAGGGCCTTGAGCTTCGTCACAGTGCAGACATCACAGGCCACTTCTCCAGGCGCAGCAGGGGactcatctctgtctctgacttgtATCCCCTTAAAATGATTCACAACCTCTCGGAGTGTTGTGTTGATTTTGAGCTTAGGCTTTTTGTCAAAGGTCTCCTTACACATTGGACACTGGCACTGTTCAGTGCTTTTCCAGTACCCGCTGATACAGGCCTGGCAGAAGTTGTGTCCACATGGAGTGGTGATCGGATCGGTGAGAacctccagacagagagagcactgGAACTGCTCCTCTGGCAGCAAAATGTTCGAAGACGCCATATCTGGAACACAAAATAAATATTAAAGGACTTCCTGAACTTCATCTTTTATAGCTGTGTTTACTAAGAACAGTCCTTACTTGATACCAGTCCACGCCACAATCTTTCACTAATGCTGCCATTCACTTGAGTGCATGATTGAAATAAACACAAGACAGGATTTATCCCTTGCTATTCAAAGTAGTCACTACAATACATTTACTTAGATTGTATGGTTTCTTACAATTAATGTATTCTTGtacaaattctctctctctctctctctctctctctctctctctctctctctctctctctctctctctctctctctctctctctctctctctccttacctgatTATATATGTACTTTTCTTCTTTTACGACAAAATGGTGTCTCTGTGCAGCTGTGTAGAATGTTTTGTAAAGAGCAAGAGAACGTTTGTGCagtcctctgtttctctcatttactTTCACTTCAGCAAAGTGATGTCACACAACTCCTCCTTAACTCTTTCCCTACTTCCCTtccatttccctttctctctctttccctccatgctctctgtgtttCCTGCTCTTAAAGGGGCAGGAAATGCAACAACTAGACCCTGCTACCCTCAAGGATTGGAGTTTCGCAGACCGGCCCTAAGCCAGCACTTGCTCTTTGATCTTTAACAGCTCTATATTTTTCGAACACCTTTGTCATAGTTATTTTACGCTGTTGCTATGCAACATCACATCAAAATAATGGCAGAAAGATTCTCTCTTTCATTTGTTGGATGTCCTGGCAGCGGGTGTGTGTCCCCTGCCCCCCCAttaagaattattattattagagagaTGTAGAAGGAGAAGACAAGGGATATATCTTATTTCGTTTAAATCAATGTCATATTTTCCCCAGCTGATCTGTCTTTCAGGGCAAGTCATCAGTTGACAGGCAGGCAATGACAGTGACAGACGAGCCAAAAGATA is a genomic window of Oncorhynchus gorbuscha isolate QuinsamMale2020 ecotype Even-year linkage group LG12, OgorEven_v1.0, whole genome shotgun sequence containing:
- the LOC123991217 gene encoding zinc finger protein RFP-like, with amino-acid sequence MASSNILLPEEQFQCSLCLEVLTDPITTPCGHNFCQACISGYWKSTEQCQCPMCKETFDKKPKLKINTTLREVVNHFKGIQVRDRDESPAAPGEVACDVCTVTKLKALKSCMECLTSFCETHLQPHQIAPALKRHKLINPVDNLEDRMCKKHKKPLELFCRTEQMCVCQFCTVTDHKGHHTVPLKKEFGEKKAALGRTKNQMQQMIRKCLQKVKEIKHSAELSNRDAEREREESEQVFTTLVRSMQRSQAEVSKMIGEKQKATMRQAESLIKELEQDITELQRRCSELDQLSHTKDHLHLLQSSPSLCPPTSTKDWPDVSITQNESKWNVQKDISQLDKKVRRALSELEEKFNNVLEKSKGDDLKRMQQYAVDVTMDPDTAHPLIIVSGNGKLVRTGHFEQNHFYNLKRFRSRVAVLAKEGFSSGRFYYEVQVKGKTGWNVGVAKESINRKIGGLYPEQGFWTVWLSFQVDYEACTDPHTPLSLKSKPEKLGVFVDYEEGQVSFYDVDTRSHIFSFTGCTFTEKLYPYLNPFDDYDGSNSAPMIITPVSQTP